A region from the Aegilops tauschii subsp. strangulata cultivar AL8/78 chromosome 5, Aet v6.0, whole genome shotgun sequence genome encodes:
- the LOC109781737 gene encoding disease resistance protein Pik-2, producing MELAVGASEATIKSLLSKLGSLLAEQYALARGVRSDIQFINDELASMQAFLSNLGNSTGNHDDQTKDWMKQVRDVSYDIEDCVDDFTNGLRPDPQPDDWLSKARGFLYEIWTLRSRSSIAAQIADLKQRAQHVGDRRVRYGVRDPNPGTGKNGLGGYTIAEHQEITRRLIGIKEPVGVDIAKLEEWIRSEELKLGVLSIYGFGGVGKTTAAMALYRSCGVHFECRAMVTVSHHTDPDVVLCDILRQVKMQVKDQQDQNSTVSISEEKNRAAVAPLQMLSRLSQILMCWANQDKDGKASDKEHKAITEGLQKHLGDNRYLLLIDDVWSSSMWQTILNCLPRKEQGSRIIVTTRFEAVAKNSLVDHDYFHQMGTLGDDGAKDLFNRSLSECRDTQSTKASQNDQVPPERIWKMCGGLPLPIVTMAGLVASNKDKKPEEWNDVCKTLFPEQQVCQKPEEFMRIINYCYGVLPSDLKICCLYFSIFPKGRKISKKRLMRRWISEGLVSEKQGLSVEDVAETCFNQLIKRQIIRPVENSTDGKVKSCQVHDMVLEYIISKAAEENFVTVVGGQWSVPTRSNKVRRMSLHSSDSKHARKAYAMNLSHVRSLTVFGSLEQQRFKSFKTGIVQVLDLESCSGFKANHASVSDICKMTLLKYLSLRGTDISVLPPNIGDLKYLETLDIRQTEVEELPKTVVLLERISNILGGDKRTRKALKLPKEIKKGAMKTLRVLSGIEITEGSTAVSNLHELTGLKKLAIYKLHKSGHDELLSTIQYLGGYSLKTLVIDDESSEFHDKLDEMSTPPLYLNALELSGKLCNFPEWITKLGDIVKLTLSATLLGAENLVRLRGLKTLFSLTFSVCATKHDPDIAAILHKNKSDYGGEIFFPPGGFANLKLFRIFTPILPSLNFSGGAMPGLERLELCFKRLEGLHGVDKLKLLHDLILTVDGKADNTTKSILNDLKAAKGNYTLSIKE from the exons ATGGAGTTGGCGGTAGGCGCCTCGGAGGCCACCATCAAGTCCCTGCTGAGCAAGCTCGGGAGCCTTCTGGCGGAGCAGTACGCCTTGGCCCGCGGCGTCCGCAGCGACATCCAGTTCATTAACGACGAGCTCGCCAGCATGCAGGCCTTCCTCAGCAACCTTGGCAACAGCACCGGCAACCACGACGACCAGACCAAGGACTGGATGAAGCAGGTCCGCGACGTCTCCTACGACATTGAGGACTGCGTCGACGACTTCACCAACGGCCTCCGCCCGGATCCCCAGCCCGACGACTGGCTTTCCAAGGCCCGCGGGTTCCTCTACGAGATCTGGACCTTACGCAGCCGGAGCAGCATCGCCGCCCAGATCGCCGATCTCAAGCAGCGGGCGCAGCATGTGGGTGACCGCCGCGTCAGGTATGGCGTCCGCGACCCGAATCCCGGCACCGGGAAAAATGGTTTGGGTGGATATACCATTGCTGAGCACCAGGAGATAACCCGTCGGCTTATCGGCATCAAGGAGCCAGTTGGGGTGGACATAGCGAAGCTTGAGGAGTGGATTAGATCTGAGGAGTTGAAGCTGGGTGTTCTATCCATATACGGATTCGGCGGTGTGGGAAAAACCACCGCCGCCATGGCACTGTACCGGAGTTGCGGGGTTCATTTCGAGTGCCGGGCAATGGTCACCGTGTCTCATCACACTGACCCTGATGTAGTCCTCTGCGACATACTGAGGCAAGTCAAGATGCAGGTGAAGGATCAGCAAGACCAGAATAGCACCGTAAGCATCTCGGAGGAGAAGAATCGAGCAGCAGTAGCTCCCCTCCAGATGCTCAGCAGGTTGAGCCAAATCCTGATGTGTTGGGCCAATCAAGACAAGGATGGTAAAGCCTCCGACAAGGAGCACAAAGCCATAACAGAGGGTCTCCAGAAACACCTCGGGGATAATAG GTACTTACTGTTAATTGACGATGTCTGGTCATCATCTATGTGGCAGACAATCTTGAACTGTTTGCCAAGAAAAGAGCAAGGTAGCAGAATAATCGTGACCACCCGATTTGAAGCTGTTGCGAAGAATTCACTCGTGGACCATGATTATTTCCATCAGATGGGTACTCTAGGTGACGATGGTGCCAAGGACTTATTTAACAGAAGTTTGTCCGAGTGCAGGGATACTCAAAGCACTAAGGCAAGTCAGAATGATCAAGTTCCACCCGAAAGAATCTGGAAGATGTGTGGCGGCCTGCCATTACCCATAGTTACCATGGCTGGTCTTGTGGCATCCAACAAGGACAAGAAGCCAGAGGAATGGAATGACGTTTGCAAGACCTTGTTTCCAGAACAACAAGTATGCCAAAAACCGGAGGAATTTATGAGGATAATCAATTACTGCTACGGTGTTTTGCCTAGTGACCTCAAGATTTGCTGCCTGTATTTTAGCATCTTCCCAAAGGGTCGCAAGATCAGCAAAAAGCGGCTAATGAGGAGATGGATATCGGAAGGTCTTGTCAGCGAGAAGCAAGGGTTGAGTGTGGAAGACGTTGCAGAGACGTGTTTTAATCAACTTATTAAAAGGCAGATAATACGGCCTGTAGAGAACAGCACCGATGGCAAGGTGAAGAGCTGTCAAGTCCATGACATGGTCCTTGAGTACATTATATCCAAGGCAGCCGAAGAGAATTTCGTCACTGTGGTTGGTGGCCAGTGGTCCGTACCAACCCGTAGCAACAAAGTCCGCAGGATGTCCCTCCACAGCAGTGACTCCAAACATGCGAGGAAAGCATATGCAATGAACTTGTCTCATGTCCGATCACTGACTGTGTTTGGGAGCCTAGAGCAACAGCGGTTTAAATCATTCAAGACTGGAATAGTGCAAGTACTAGACCTCGAAAGTTGCAGTGGTTTCAAGGCAAACCATGCCAGTGTCTCGGACATCTGTAAAATGACTCTTCTCAAGTACCTGAGCCTCCGAGGAACAGACATCAGCGTACTACCACCGAACATTGGGGATCTCAAGTATTTGGAAACACTGGACATAAGGCAGACGGAAGTTGAAGAACTGCCTAAAACTGTAGTTCTGCTGGAACGAATCAGCAATATACTTGGAGGAGATAAGAGAACACGGAAAGCCTTGAAGTTGCCTAAAGAGATCAAGAAGGGAGCAATGAAAACCTTGCGCGTACTGTCTGGGATCGAGATCACCGAGGGATCGACTGCTGTATCAAACCTTCATGAATTAACTGGGCTTAAGAAGTTGGCCATTTACAAGCTTCACAAGTCTGGCCATGATGAGTTGCTCTCCACTATCCAGTACCTCGGCGGTTATTCTCTTAAAACTCTTGTGATTGATGATGAGTCATCTGAGTTCCATGATAAACTGGACGAAATGTCGACACCTCCACTATACCTGAATGCTCTAGAGCTGTCCGGCAAGTTGTGTAACTTCCCAGAATGGATCACTAAACTCGGGGACATTGTCAAGTTAACCCTTTCAGCAACACTTCTTGGGGCAGAAAATCTGGTGAGACTTAGGGGCTTGAAGACATTATTTTCTCTCACCTTTTCAGTATGTGCAACAAAACACGATCCTGATATTGCAGCCATTCTTCATAAGAACAAATCTGATTATGGCGGCGAGATCTTTTTTCCACCTGGAGGGTTTGCTAATCTCAAGTTGTTCCGCATCTTCACACCCATTCTTCCATCACTGAACTTCTCAGGAGGGGCGATGCCAGGACTTGAAAGGCTTGAGCTGTGTTTCAAAAGGTTGGAAGGTCTTCATGGCGTGGACAAACTTAAACTTCTCCACGACTTGATCTTGACAGTTGATGGAAAAGCAGATAACACGACCAAGTCGATACTAAATGATCTGAAAGCAGCAAAAGGTAACTACACCCTAAGCATTAAGGAATAG